A stretch of the Aegilops tauschii subsp. strangulata cultivar AL8/78 chromosome 4, Aet v6.0, whole genome shotgun sequence genome encodes the following:
- the LOC141021954 gene encoding uncharacterized protein has translation MASYRFLVQQLSGYFEGCEFLHVPRNENEPADALAWIDSTHQAIPVGVSLQCLRKPSIKPSPESESIFMPAPPEAVGSNSGAAAAGSRATAAGPGTSAGGTGTAAVAPSPGTPQHGPGAAAVSSGTATVAPGQGTSQLGPGAAAVGSGTSTMQQAATNFNPPPPNPTALVQVAIVAVEEIQAPSWAQPILKFLVNRELLADEISARQVQRRAGAYTIVNRELVRCSMIGVFQRCVEPEKGQAILKDIHQGE, from the coding sequence atggcaagttaCCGCTTCCTCGTTCAGCAGCTCAGCGGATATTTtgaggggtgcgagttccttcacgtgccacggaaTGAAAACGAGCCAGCGGACGCTCTGGCATGGATCGACTCCACCCATCAAGCAATACCAGTCGGCGTCTCCCTTCAGTGCCTCCGCAAGCCGTCAATCAAGCCTTCTCCAGAATCTGAGTCTATCTTCatgccggctcctcctgaagcagtcggatccaACTCGGGGGCTGCAGCAGCCGGCTCGAGGGCTACAGCAGCTGGcccggggacttcggcaggcggcacggggacagCAGCAGTCGCACCCAGCCCGGGGACCCCACAACacggcccgggggctgcagcagtcaGCTCGGGGACTGCGACAGTCGCACCCGGCCAGGGGACTTCACAACtcggcccgggggctgcagcagtcggctcggggacttcaacgATGCAGCAAGCGGCAACCAACTTCAACCCACCAcctcccaacccaaccgccctAGTACAAGTGGCCATAGTGGCAGTAGAAGAAATCCAAGCACCATCATGGGCACAACCCATCCTCAAGTTTCTCGTGAATAGAGAGCTGCTGGCCGATGAGATCTCAGCCCGGCAAGTGCAGCGCCGAGCAGGAGCCTACAcgatagtaaacagagagcttgtcagaTGCAGCATGATTGGAGTCTTTCAGCGCTGCGTAGAACCAGAAaagggccaagcaatcctcaaagatatccaccaaggcgagtga